The following are encoded together in the bacterium genome:
- a CDS encoding rhodanese-like domain-containing protein: MAIQQTTPDQAKSLLDSDPNAIYVDVRSIPEFTQGHAKGAINIPLLHMQGGQMTPNPDFQKVAQAVLSKDKTLLVGCKMGGRSQRASEILNSLGYEKVFNVDGGFGGNEHQPGWKDLGLPVSSDNGDGVGYETLVARAKAAP; this comes from the coding sequence ATGGCCATCCAGCAAACGACGCCGGACCAAGCCAAGTCCCTTTTGGACAGCGATCCAAACGCGATCTATGTCGACGTCCGTTCCATTCCCGAATTCACGCAAGGCCATGCGAAGGGCGCTATCAACATCCCTCTTCTCCACATGCAGGGGGGGCAGATGACGCCCAATCCGGATTTTCAAAAAGTGGCCCAGGCCGTCCTGTCGAAGGACAAGACCTTGTTGGTGGGCTGCAAGATGGGGGGGCGTTCGCAAAGGGCCAGCGAGATTCTGAACTCTTTGGGTTACGAGAAGGTTTTCAACGTCGATGGGGGTTTCGGGGGAAACGAACATCAGCCGGGATGGAAGGACTTGGGCCTTCCTGTCAGCTCGGACAACGGTGACGGCGTTGGTTACGAAACTCTCGTAGCAAGGGCCAAGGCAGCGCCCTAA
- a CDS encoding carboxyl transferase domain-containing protein produces MPPILSLTPQIAQGLGLATTHSLTATPLAMSFDAELVQAAVTPHLADPLIADRLGQERVRVLRSMVAGESPLDEAVVHQHLSALVEVRTAIGAASAPAVNPRGSAMLQAADGKYYRFGEGPGVRNVQRVFIPNRGVAAMSAIRYLRAMEEKYGVRFEIAVPYVDADLREPWIRMADIRVPIPRDPGDGPISCFKHPDQRNKKDIPRMINAARSVNADAIVPMWGFRSEDEDFVRAVEEAGLLFVGPGSAAMKDMGHKRNALLAARKAGLDVGEFSEILQSLEQAGEEARKLGFPEKPLMLKDVGGGGGTGNRKIRTWEELKTHVSNFLRDGKECFFEHLLTGELRHIEFQIVGDRHGHSVCFGFRDCTWQRRDQKVFELTATEVSIALLWEQYEKLNALTRAIGYVGAGTYEFIAFQDAQGQWRLKFMEMNTRLQVEHTITNVAYEVDLFEEMMLASMGYPLRRRQGDVVQKNVAIEARILAENAQFTPQTGRIAALRVPKGRRIITHTAVSDGSEITSHFDSMIDQAVSWEVMPPFTPGDVDAYLASMRAAYEGARVHMRRALGEYRVTGLQTNVPLLMRVLDTDEFRSNRLHLGTLTDKFGAGAENAGAPTTIEVGNALIAAAATLYKDEARNVLADLYDNRATAISASKIPDPLPRVYKLKHEDRVYDVVVSRVGLNALNVSINGVPRSIESSYIGNNHLITFDNQVVNTDVSPTETGVTVQIGGKNIRIEQVIEEVSSGARAVKTPMPGKLLFVVPEGTLVHKGQKVAVVEAMKMENEIQAETAGRVTKVAVEAGDNVAQDDSLMTIVPEGAAQAEAKKGEEGVDFQLPEQASEWLRIAGANGNGIEEAAERFRSNFDSNIPVAMQFFKAFFLGYDVVPAHADRMMQVLSEVLSEHSIRPKMIAEYLDSFMNIYLQMRRLTQGGLKRELLRLWHSLGAWTSFEPTAEFARIVVDLFREYGISVEMKMAKDGELDAIETLSATLKAHPGATRKALLQVQEAITWGLADRQKHLTPWVRLAAVWGDRSLSGRLQEVWKNEPWNSPLKHAAMVSLNQLDLAGYQKLVPPPVDNAYAESYERITKAPLASFQPDQIEAMRASLKAPFDDNPFRDLPRSHVDTGDLKRHYVNFNIRRLPTFGNNTAAFELVSKDPEKKNDRRILAVSWVNQEIRFNYNERGEIDEAPVVERAYIDSIRVIAAYKALEDPKDAKTHHHANRPVVFAIGQNLPWNEEDTPRSFSPRTALKVAENIYRFGDNFSAFSTRIFVDLILNGIIQRKILRFYLEDGHLLLKLTDPSEDVAEPRTDLELKSMQQRARGKLLAEERLNLLYGPGNWEESRLEAEGWDQPGENSAIRLAMGVRKGRRVFSMAGDFRVDGGTVDRAVGEKMAWITRRAREARGALVKIWDSGGARVQSGIAGLDGAGSEMRDTTMSRHWIPIVNMILGPCAGMAAYTPSVSEGPVVFVRGIKPRESIGNMFLTGADIVREVKGLEVTNSDLGGADPHMKDTGVGDVAFDTEEQAFQWTGAYLDFLAGDDFDPPAVAAYDVGENDHTRQALRDRVDGGKLIELKPEFGSVITALGRINGRNVGIISNYADNWEEMSYKSLRKMSDFMRLCRNLGIPVVKDQRSPWLYGDRMQDDKLARWSDKVDRLSHEVRTSGRALQYSILYPGRREFDEGHANASSDVVIAVLGEGHDPKVANKVRGYADFVVGTEEEAFQTVGLLETVFGSPERPTEDRSDRKSGDIFNWVLPSRSEEPFDMRKIIQGGEEFQVTKYTTPSQIDDLFVRMTGFPVPRQPNGELDFTVHDSRREAEQKDEWNSMTAQNADRPCEFRAYVTEEGKLAVQFRMSGRRLEGVFDVGASFVEYKSDFAGNALVGWTYLNGGLRGVVANQPLVRAGVADKDSSEKVEQFKRLCAKLGIKLVNLVIMPGFEPGDEEIIDIGGQLLISEVEYPEAEATLTVEKNTGGGYIERSSKNIRGFVVSYNGQERFIPFNYNAALPSALIMVMGAKGAVKIVKEYKTAIAKAPKEEKAQVQKEIERRFIEEVANPRVALAEGSIDEIVSFDDARAHLIAGIQESDRRIRQARDYQALERAVGEIPGIVARVGGDGLASQVQGLLRGALLMHLRSLGLAVEEAELALLQGFLKSQEPPEPEDPKSG; encoded by the coding sequence ATGCCACCGATCCTCAGTTTGACGCCCCAGATCGCGCAGGGCTTGGGGCTCGCGACGACTCACTCCCTGACCGCCACTCCGCTCGCCATGAGTTTCGACGCGGAACTCGTTCAGGCCGCCGTCACTCCGCATTTGGCCGATCCCTTGATCGCCGACCGTCTGGGCCAAGAGCGCGTTCGGGTTCTCCGGTCGATGGTGGCCGGCGAGAGTCCGTTGGACGAGGCGGTGGTTCACCAGCATTTGAGCGCCCTCGTGGAGGTCCGGACGGCGATCGGCGCCGCGTCGGCCCCGGCCGTCAACCCGCGAGGGTCCGCCATGCTCCAGGCGGCGGACGGCAAATACTATCGCTTCGGCGAAGGACCGGGCGTCCGCAACGTCCAACGGGTCTTCATCCCCAATCGTGGCGTCGCGGCCATGTCGGCCATCCGTTACCTCCGGGCCATGGAAGAAAAGTACGGCGTCCGGTTCGAGATCGCGGTTCCGTACGTCGATGCGGACTTGCGCGAGCCCTGGATCCGCATGGCGGACATCCGCGTGCCCATTCCCCGCGACCCGGGCGACGGACCGATCTCCTGCTTCAAGCACCCAGATCAACGGAACAAGAAGGACATTCCGCGGATGATCAACGCGGCCAGGTCGGTGAACGCGGACGCGATCGTGCCCATGTGGGGATTTCGGTCGGAGGACGAGGACTTCGTACGGGCCGTCGAAGAGGCCGGCCTGCTGTTCGTGGGGCCGGGGTCGGCCGCCATGAAGGACATGGGGCACAAGAGGAACGCCCTGCTCGCGGCCCGTAAGGCGGGCCTCGACGTCGGAGAATTCAGCGAAATCCTCCAGAGCCTCGAGCAGGCCGGGGAAGAAGCACGAAAGTTGGGCTTTCCCGAAAAGCCGCTCATGCTCAAGGATGTCGGCGGAGGGGGCGGGACGGGGAACCGCAAGATCCGTACGTGGGAGGAACTCAAGACCCACGTGTCGAATTTTCTCAGGGACGGAAAGGAATGTTTCTTCGAGCACCTGCTCACGGGCGAACTGCGCCACATCGAGTTTCAGATCGTCGGCGACCGGCACGGGCATTCCGTGTGCTTCGGTTTCCGCGATTGCACCTGGCAGCGGCGCGATCAGAAGGTCTTCGAACTCACGGCGACCGAGGTATCCATCGCGCTCCTTTGGGAGCAGTACGAGAAGCTGAACGCGCTCACGCGCGCGATCGGTTATGTCGGCGCCGGAACCTACGAATTCATCGCCTTTCAAGACGCCCAAGGACAGTGGCGGCTCAAATTCATGGAGATGAACACCCGTCTCCAGGTCGAACACACGATCACAAACGTCGCCTACGAGGTGGATCTCTTCGAGGAGATGATGCTCGCTTCGATGGGATATCCGCTCCGCCGGCGCCAGGGCGACGTCGTCCAGAAGAACGTCGCCATCGAGGCCCGCATCCTGGCGGAGAACGCCCAATTCACGCCGCAGACGGGCCGGATCGCCGCCCTACGCGTCCCCAAGGGGCGACGGATCATCACGCACACGGCGGTGAGCGACGGGTCGGAGATCACGTCCCATTTCGATTCGATGATCGACCAGGCGGTGAGTTGGGAGGTGATGCCGCCCTTCACGCCGGGCGACGTCGATGCCTATCTGGCCTCCATGAGGGCGGCGTACGAAGGCGCCCGCGTCCACATGAGGCGGGCCCTGGGCGAGTACCGGGTGACCGGGCTTCAGACCAACGTGCCGCTTCTCATGAGGGTCTTGGACACCGACGAGTTTAGGTCCAATCGGCTTCATTTGGGGACCTTGACGGACAAATTCGGTGCCGGGGCCGAAAACGCGGGCGCCCCGACGACGATCGAGGTTGGCAATGCTCTGATCGCCGCCGCGGCGACCCTCTACAAGGACGAGGCGCGGAACGTCCTGGCGGACCTCTACGACAACCGGGCGACGGCCATCTCCGCGAGCAAGATTCCGGACCCGCTGCCGAGGGTTTACAAGCTGAAGCACGAAGACCGGGTCTATGACGTCGTCGTCTCCCGCGTCGGCCTGAACGCGCTCAACGTGAGCATCAACGGGGTCCCCCGGTCGATCGAAAGCAGCTACATCGGCAACAATCACCTGATCACCTTTGACAACCAGGTGGTGAACACAGACGTCTCCCCCACGGAGACGGGCGTGACGGTCCAGATCGGAGGAAAGAATATCCGGATCGAGCAGGTGATCGAGGAGGTTTCCTCCGGTGCGCGGGCCGTCAAGACGCCCATGCCCGGCAAGTTGCTGTTCGTCGTTCCGGAAGGGACCCTGGTCCACAAGGGCCAAAAGGTGGCCGTCGTCGAGGCCATGAAGATGGAGAACGAGATCCAGGCCGAAACGGCAGGCCGGGTGACGAAGGTGGCCGTGGAGGCGGGCGACAACGTGGCGCAGGACGACAGCTTGATGACGATCGTCCCCGAAGGCGCCGCCCAGGCCGAGGCCAAGAAGGGCGAGGAGGGGGTCGATTTCCAGTTGCCGGAGCAGGCCTCCGAGTGGCTTCGGATCGCGGGGGCCAATGGAAACGGCATCGAGGAGGCCGCGGAGCGTTTCCGGTCGAACTTCGACAGCAACATTCCCGTCGCGATGCAGTTTTTCAAGGCCTTCTTCCTCGGGTACGACGTGGTGCCCGCCCACGCCGACCGGATGATGCAGGTCCTCAGCGAGGTGTTAAGCGAGCACTCCATCCGTCCGAAGATGATCGCCGAGTACCTGGATTCCTTCATGAACATTTATTTGCAGATGAGACGCCTGACCCAGGGAGGGCTCAAACGCGAGCTCTTGCGCCTCTGGCACAGCCTCGGGGCGTGGACCAGCTTCGAACCGACCGCCGAATTCGCGCGGATCGTGGTCGACCTGTTTCGAGAATACGGGATCTCCGTCGAGATGAAGATGGCGAAGGATGGCGAGCTCGATGCCATCGAGACGTTGAGTGCAACGCTGAAGGCCCATCCGGGAGCGACTCGTAAGGCCCTCCTGCAGGTTCAGGAGGCGATTACCTGGGGGCTCGCCGACCGCCAGAAGCATCTGACCCCCTGGGTCCGGTTGGCGGCCGTCTGGGGCGACCGTTCCCTGTCCGGCCGTTTGCAGGAGGTTTGGAAAAACGAGCCCTGGAACTCGCCGCTCAAACACGCGGCCATGGTCTCGCTCAATCAGTTGGATCTGGCGGGTTACCAGAAGCTCGTGCCGCCCCCGGTCGACAACGCCTATGCGGAGTCTTATGAAAGGATCACCAAGGCGCCGCTCGCGAGTTTTCAACCCGATCAGATCGAGGCGATGCGCGCCTCCTTGAAGGCCCCCTTCGACGACAACCCCTTCCGCGACTTGCCGCGCTCCCACGTCGATACCGGAGATCTTAAGCGTCACTACGTCAATTTCAACATCCGGAGGCTCCCGACCTTCGGGAACAACACGGCGGCCTTCGAGCTTGTCTCCAAGGATCCGGAGAAGAAGAACGACCGCCGGATCCTGGCGGTCTCCTGGGTGAACCAGGAGATCCGGTTCAACTACAATGAGAGGGGGGAGATCGACGAGGCCCCGGTTGTCGAGCGTGCCTACATCGACTCCATCCGCGTGATCGCGGCCTACAAGGCCCTCGAGGACCCGAAGGACGCCAAGACGCATCATCACGCCAACCGTCCGGTCGTATTCGCCATCGGGCAGAATTTGCCTTGGAACGAGGAAGACACGCCGCGATCCTTCAGTCCACGCACGGCCCTCAAGGTGGCGGAGAATATCTACCGCTTCGGAGACAATTTCTCGGCCTTCAGCACGCGGATCTTCGTCGATTTGATCCTCAACGGCATCATCCAGCGCAAGATCCTCCGTTTCTATCTGGAGGACGGACATCTTCTTCTCAAGCTGACCGACCCGTCCGAGGACGTCGCGGAACCGAGGACCGATCTGGAACTCAAGTCCATGCAGCAGCGGGCGCGCGGGAAGCTTCTGGCGGAGGAGAGGCTGAATCTCCTCTACGGCCCCGGGAATTGGGAGGAGTCCCGTCTCGAAGCGGAGGGATGGGACCAACCCGGCGAGAACAGCGCGATCCGCCTGGCGATGGGGGTCCGAAAGGGGAGACGTGTATTTTCGATGGCGGGCGATTTCCGCGTCGACGGGGGAACCGTCGACCGCGCGGTCGGCGAAAAGATGGCCTGGATCACGCGACGCGCCCGAGAGGCGCGGGGCGCCCTGGTCAAGATCTGGGATTCGGGCGGGGCGCGGGTTCAGTCGGGCATCGCCGGCCTGGACGGGGCCGGCTCCGAGATGCGCGACACGACGATGAGCCGCCACTGGATTCCGATCGTCAACATGATCCTCGGCCCCTGCGCGGGGATGGCCGCCTACACGCCATCCGTCAGCGAAGGGCCCGTCGTCTTCGTGCGGGGCATCAAGCCGCGGGAAAGCATCGGGAACATGTTCCTCACCGGCGCCGACATCGTGAGAGAAGTGAAAGGCCTCGAAGTGACCAACTCCGATCTTGGAGGCGCGGATCCGCACATGAAGGATACGGGCGTGGGCGACGTCGCCTTCGACACCGAGGAACAGGCCTTCCAATGGACCGGCGCCTATCTCGACTTCCTGGCCGGGGACGATTTCGATCCCCCGGCCGTGGCTGCGTACGACGTCGGTGAAAACGATCATACACGCCAAGCCCTGAGGGACCGGGTCGACGGGGGGAAGCTGATCGAGCTCAAGCCCGAATTCGGCAGCGTGATCACCGCCCTGGGGCGGATCAACGGGCGGAACGTGGGCATCATCAGCAACTACGCCGACAACTGGGAGGAGATGAGCTACAAGTCCCTCCGCAAGATGTCCGACTTCATGCGCCTCTGCCGGAATCTGGGCATCCCCGTTGTCAAGGACCAGCGCTCGCCGTGGCTGTACGGAGACCGGATGCAGGACGACAAGCTCGCGCGGTGGAGCGACAAGGTCGACCGTCTGTCGCACGAGGTCCGGACGTCGGGCCGCGCACTCCAGTATTCGATCCTTTACCCCGGCCGCCGTGAATTCGACGAAGGGCACGCCAACGCATCCTCGGACGTCGTCATCGCCGTCCTCGGAGAGGGGCACGACCCCAAGGTGGCGAACAAGGTGCGCGGCTACGCGGATTTCGTCGTGGGGACCGAAGAGGAGGCCTTTCAGACCGTGGGCCTTCTGGAAACGGTCTTTGGGTCTCCGGAACGGCCGACGGAAGACAGGTCCGATCGGAAGTCGGGGGACATTTTCAATTGGGTCCTGCCCAGCCGTTCGGAGGAGCCCTTCGACATGCGGAAGATCATCCAGGGCGGGGAGGAGTTCCAGGTCACGAAGTATACGACGCCCAGCCAGATCGACGATCTCTTCGTGAGAATGACGGGCTTCCCGGTGCCTCGCCAGCCCAACGGCGAACTGGACTTCACCGTGCACGATTCCCGGAGGGAGGCCGAGCAGAAGGACGAATGGAACTCGATGACGGCGCAAAATGCCGACCGCCCCTGCGAATTCCGTGCCTATGTGACCGAAGAGGGAAAGCTCGCCGTGCAATTCCGGATGAGCGGACGGCGCCTCGAAGGCGTCTTCGACGTCGGAGCGAGTTTCGTCGAATATAAGTCGGACTTCGCGGGGAACGCCCTCGTGGGTTGGACATACTTGAACGGTGGGCTTCGGGGTGTGGTCGCCAATCAACCGTTGGTCCGCGCCGGCGTGGCGGACAAGGACAGCTCCGAAAAGGTCGAGCAGTTCAAGCGGCTCTGCGCGAAGCTCGGGATCAAACTTGTGAACTTGGTCATCATGCCGGGGTTCGAGCCGGGCGACGAGGAGATCATCGACATCGGCGGGCAGCTCCTCATCTCGGAAGTGGAGTATCCGGAGGCCGAGGCGACGCTGACCGTCGAAAAGAACACGGGCGGGGGCTACATCGAGCGGTCCTCCAAGAACATCCGCGGTTTCGTCGTCTCCTACAACGGCCAGGAGAGATTCATCCCCTTCAACTACAACGCGGCCCTGCCAAGCGCCCTCATCATGGTCATGGGCGCCAAGGGGGCCGTGAAGATCGTGAAGGAGTACAAGACGGCGATCGCGAAGGCGCCCAAGGAGGAAAAGGCGCAGGTTCAAAAGGAGATCGAACGGCGTTTTATCGAGGAGGTCGCGAATCCCCGCGTGGCCCTGGCGGAGGGATCCATCGACGAGATCGTTTCCTTCGACGACGCCCGGGCGCATCTCATCGCCGGCATCCAGGAGTCGGACCGGAGGATCCGCCAGGCCCGCGATTACCAGGCCTTGGAGCGCGCCGTGGGCGAGATTCCCGGAATCGTCGCCCGCGTCGGTGGGGATGGTTTGGCCTCGCAAGTGCAAGGTCTCTTGCGCGGCGCGTTATTGATGCATCTGCGATCCCTGGGATTGGCTGTTGAGGAGGCGGAACTTGCCCTGCTTCAGGGATTTTTGAAATCACAGGAACCCCCTGAACCCGAAGACCCAAAAAGCGGATAA
- a CDS encoding long-chain fatty acid--CoA ligase produces the protein MTDLSIAQGSTYAHVILDATLRFARRPAMKWMGESGWRTTTYSELRGEILAIAAALQKKGVSKGDRVGIWMETCRNWVLSDLVIQILGGVTVPIYHTQTPEKALRILKDAEVRALFSTSQRLEALRKLGAGVELEIDSESGIDSLREAGQRQLEDQPSLRAKLEAPDVLPEDLSAIIYTSGTTGEPKGAMLTHASIVANARGGVHAYLNDEAPVVFLHLPLAHVVGRNAIETMTLTSGGVLAIAEPERERLVSNLRDLAPTELVTVPYVLSKFHTQVLQKIEARPAVVRRLFHHALSVGRRCRVEPLSNGGPVRQETSVLLSLYDRLFFRKIAGFLGGHVRQIITGAAHLSRETLEFFWSIGIPTYEAYGMTETTSMVTYCSKKGVKFTTVGRPAEGMEIKLAPDGEILVRGVGLMKGYWKRPEGTRDSFDLEGWYRTGDLGSLDSQGYLTILDRKKEIFVLTTGKNVAPQAIENTLKLSPLVENACVFGDNRNYMTALIYPEWSAVRKKLGADANPALDNPALLKLFNSEVQRLMQSLPDYERVKRFALVEEPFSVDNDLLTPTLKLRRKQIEEYHRDKIESLYSGPQSNFWFLEEQK, from the coding sequence ATGACAGACCTGTCTATCGCCCAGGGAAGCACATACGCGCATGTGATCCTGGATGCGACGTTGCGCTTTGCCCGACGTCCCGCCATGAAATGGATGGGCGAATCGGGCTGGCGGACGACCACGTATTCCGAACTCCGAGGCGAGATCCTGGCGATTGCAGCGGCACTCCAGAAAAAGGGCGTATCGAAAGGCGACCGCGTCGGCATTTGGATGGAAACCTGCCGGAACTGGGTCTTGTCCGACTTGGTCATTCAGATCCTGGGCGGCGTGACGGTCCCCATTTATCACACACAGACCCCCGAGAAAGCGCTTAGGATCCTGAAGGACGCCGAGGTCAGGGCCCTCTTCTCGACATCCCAACGTCTTGAGGCTTTGCGAAAATTGGGCGCTGGCGTCGAACTTGAAATCGATTCGGAATCGGGGATCGACTCCCTTCGGGAAGCGGGCCAGCGGCAGCTGGAGGATCAACCATCCCTGCGGGCGAAACTCGAGGCGCCCGACGTTCTTCCAGAGGACTTATCGGCCATCATCTACACGAGTGGAACGACCGGCGAGCCCAAGGGGGCCATGCTCACCCACGCCTCCATCGTGGCGAATGCCCGGGGCGGGGTCCATGCCTATCTCAACGATGAGGCCCCGGTTGTCTTTCTGCACCTCCCCCTGGCGCATGTGGTCGGGAGAAACGCCATTGAGACGATGACTTTGACCTCCGGCGGCGTGCTGGCGATCGCGGAGCCGGAGCGCGAAAGGCTTGTCTCGAACCTCAGGGACCTCGCGCCGACGGAACTCGTGACGGTTCCCTACGTCCTCAGCAAATTTCACACGCAGGTGTTGCAAAAAATCGAGGCGCGCCCCGCCGTCGTGCGGCGGCTCTTCCATCACGCGTTGTCGGTCGGCCGAAGGTGCCGCGTCGAGCCCCTGTCCAACGGCGGGCCAGTTCGACAAGAGACCTCCGTCCTTCTCTCGCTTTATGACCGCCTCTTCTTCCGGAAAATTGCAGGCTTCCTGGGCGGTCATGTCCGGCAAATCATTACGGGAGCGGCCCACCTCAGCCGTGAGACGCTGGAATTCTTCTGGTCCATCGGCATTCCCACCTATGAAGCCTATGGGATGACCGAAACGACCAGCATGGTGACCTATTGCAGCAAGAAGGGCGTCAAATTCACGACGGTTGGAAGGCCGGCGGAAGGCATGGAAATCAAGCTCGCCCCTGACGGAGAAATTCTTGTCCGCGGCGTCGGACTGATGAAAGGCTATTGGAAGAGGCCCGAGGGCACGCGCGACTCCTTCGACCTCGAGGGATGGTATCGTACGGGCGATCTCGGCTCCCTGGATTCCCAGGGGTATCTGACGATCTTGGACCGCAAGAAAGAGATCTTTGTCCTGACCACCGGCAAGAATGTGGCCCCCCAGGCGATCGAAAATACGTTGAAGCTGTCGCCTTTGGTCGAGAACGCGTGCGTCTTTGGAGATAACCGCAATTACATGACGGCTCTCATTTATCCCGAGTGGTCGGCCGTGCGGAAGAAACTTGGCGCGGATGCAAATCCGGCTCTCGACAACCCGGCCCTTCTAAAACTATTCAACTCCGAGGTCCAAAGGCTCATGCAGTCCCTGCCGGACTATGAACGCGTCAAGCGTTTCGCCCTCGTCGAGGAGCCGTTCTCCGTCGACAATGATCTTTTGACGCCAACCTTGAAGCTGAGACGAAAGCAGATTGAAGAATACCATCGGGACAAGATTGAGTCCCTCTATTCAGGCCCCCAATCAAACTTCTGGTTTCTAGAGGAGCAAAAATAA
- a CDS encoding thiolase family protein — translation MTNSTHEAFIIDAVRTPRGKRNGAFAQTHAIDLAVAPLKALVERNKLDPNLIGEVIYGCVSQRGEQDNVIAREAVLGAGLPLEVAGYTVNRFCGSGLTAVNAAAHAVMSGQEDLMIAGGVEHMTRVPMAIDFDVGESSFGRRFPDLVPQGISAEMIAERYGFTRRQLDEFAAESQTRAARAWEEKRFAKGVIPVPVRTADGGTAVVDKDEHLRPGTTADKLAALKPVFKTDGVIHAGNSSGIVDGAGAVLIASRKGLEKTGLKPRGRIIATAQIGDDPVIMLLAPIPVTRKICAKANIPLKKIDLYEVNEAFAPVPLAWLHDLKNEGADWNKLNVNGGAIALGHPIGATGAMLVGTILDELERTDKKYGLVTLCTGHGMAPAAIIERL, via the coding sequence ATGACCAATTCGACCCACGAGGCCTTCATCATCGACGCCGTCCGGACCCCGCGCGGAAAACGGAACGGTGCCTTTGCCCAGACGCACGCCATCGACCTGGCCGTCGCGCCTTTGAAAGCGCTCGTGGAGCGCAACAAGCTCGATCCGAATCTCATCGGCGAAGTCATCTACGGCTGCGTGAGCCAGCGCGGCGAGCAGGACAACGTCATCGCCCGCGAGGCCGTCTTGGGCGCGGGCCTTCCGCTCGAAGTCGCGGGCTATACGGTCAATCGTTTCTGCGGCTCGGGCCTCACGGCCGTGAATGCCGCGGCGCATGCCGTCATGTCGGGACAAGAGGACCTCATGATCGCCGGAGGTGTCGAGCACATGACCCGCGTGCCGATGGCAATCGACTTCGACGTCGGGGAATCTTCCTTCGGCAGGCGCTTCCCCGACCTCGTCCCCCAGGGGATTTCCGCGGAAATGATCGCCGAACGCTACGGGTTCACTCGCCGCCAGTTGGACGAATTCGCGGCCGAATCGCAGACCCGGGCGGCCCGGGCCTGGGAGGAAAAGCGGTTCGCGAAAGGCGTGATTCCCGTCCCGGTCAGGACGGCGGACGGGGGAACGGCCGTCGTGGATAAAGACGAGCACTTAAGGCCCGGAACGACCGCCGACAAACTCGCCGCCTTGAAGCCCGTTTTCAAGACCGACGGCGTCATTCACGCGGGCAATTCCTCGGGGATCGTGGATGGGGCCGGCGCGGTCCTCATAGCGTCAAGGAAGGGTCTGGAAAAGACCGGCCTCAAGCCCCGGGGGCGGATCATTGCCACGGCCCAGATCGGCGACGATCCCGTCATCATGCTGCTCGCCCCGATTCCCGTCACACGAAAGATCTGCGCCAAGGCGAATATCCCCCTCAAGAAAATCGATCTTTACGAAGTGAACGAGGCCTTCGCGCCCGTTCCCCTGGCGTGGCTCCATGACCTCAAGAACGAGGGAGCCGATTGGAACAAATTGAACGTCAACGGCGGGGCGATCGCCCTGGGCCATCCCATCGGCGCAACGGGGGCCATGTTAGTGGGAACGATCCTGGATGAACTGGAGCGTACTGACAAGAAATACGGATTGGTGACGCTCTGCACGGGCCACGGCATGGCGCCGGCGGCGATCATTGAAAGGCTTTAG